Proteins from a genomic interval of Lelliottia amnigena:
- the yeiP gene encoding elongation factor P-like protein, protein MPRANEIKKGMVLNYNGKLLIVKDIDVQSPSARGAATLYKMRFADVRTGLKVEERFKGDDIVDTVTLTRRFVDFSYIDGNEYVFMDKEDYTPYIFTKDQIEDELLFIPEGGMPDMQVLTWDGQLLALELPQTVDLEIVETSPGIKGASASARNKPATLTTGLVVQVPEYLSAGEKIRIHIEEKRYMGRAD, encoded by the coding sequence ATGCCAAGAGCGAATGAAATTAAGAAAGGTATGGTGCTGAACTACAACGGCAAGCTGCTGATTGTGAAAGACATTGATGTTCAGTCTCCTAGCGCCCGTGGCGCAGCAACGCTTTACAAAATGCGCTTTGCCGATGTGCGTACCGGCCTGAAGGTTGAAGAGCGTTTTAAAGGTGATGATATTGTTGATACCGTGACCCTGACGCGCCGCTTCGTCGATTTCTCCTACATTGACGGCAACGAATATGTGTTCATGGATAAAGAAGACTACACGCCGTATATCTTCACCAAAGATCAGATTGAAGACGAGTTGCTCTTTATTCCTGAAGGCGGCATGCCGGATATGCAGGTTCTGACCTGGGATGGCCAACTGCTGGCGCTTGAATTGCCGCAGACGGTTGATCTGGAAATCGTAGAAACGTCACCGGGCATCAAAGGCGCGTCGGCAAGTGCGCGTAACAAACCCGCGACGCTGACTACAGGCCTGGTCGTTCAGGTTCCTGAATACCTTTCCGCTGGCGAAAAAATTCGCATCCATATTGAAGAAAAACGTTATATGGGTCGCGCAGACTGA
- the setB_2 gene encoding sugar efflux transporter: MFALAREHADHTGREAVMFSSILRAQVSLAWVIGPPLAYALAMGFGFTVMYLSAAAAFIVCGAMVWFFLPSMRKEPKLATGTLEAPRRNRRDALLLFIICTLMWGTNSLYIINMPLFIIDELHLPEKLAGIMMGTAAGLEIPTMLIAGYYAKRFGKRFLMRIAVVAGLLFYIGMLTVQEPALLLALQLLNAIYIGILAGIGMLYFQDLMPGQAGAATTLYTNTTRVGWIIAGSLAGIVAEIWSYHTVFWFALVMCIITVGCLTRIKDI; the protein is encoded by the coding sequence ATGTTTGCCCTCGCACGGGAACATGCCGACCATACGGGCCGTGAAGCGGTGATGTTCAGCTCCATTTTACGTGCTCAGGTCTCACTGGCGTGGGTTATCGGGCCCCCTCTGGCTTACGCCCTGGCGATGGGATTTGGTTTCACCGTGATGTATCTCAGCGCTGCCGCCGCTTTTATCGTCTGCGGCGCGATGGTGTGGTTTTTCCTGCCGTCGATGCGCAAAGAGCCAAAACTGGCAACCGGCACGCTGGAAGCGCCACGGCGTAACCGTCGCGACGCCTTACTCCTGTTCATCATCTGCACGCTGATGTGGGGCACGAACAGCCTCTATATCATTAATATGCCGCTGTTTATTATTGATGAGCTGCATCTGCCGGAAAAACTGGCGGGCATCATGATGGGGACGGCGGCCGGTCTGGAAATTCCGACCATGCTCATTGCGGGATATTATGCAAAACGCTTCGGGAAGCGTTTTCTGATGCGCATCGCGGTGGTGGCAGGTCTGCTGTTTTACATCGGAATGCTGACGGTACAAGAACCGGCCCTGCTGCTGGCTTTACAACTCCTGAACGCGATCTACATCGGCATTCTCGCGGGTATCGGCATGCTCTATTTTCAGGATTTGATGCCCGGCCAGGCAGGCGCGGCGACTACCCTTTATACCAATACCACGCGCGTGGGCTGGATTATTGCCGGATCGTTAGCAGGAATTGTGGCGGAAATCTGGAGTTATCACACGGTCTTCTGGTTCGCACTGGTGATGTGCATTATCACCGTAGGCTGCCTGACGCGCATCAAAGATATTTAG
- the nfo gene encoding endonuclease IV, whose amino-acid sequence MKYVGAHVSAAGGLANAAIRAAEIEATAFALFTKNQRQWRAAPLTPEIINDFKAACEKYNFGPGQILPHDSYLINLGHPVQEALDKSREAFLDELQRCEQLGLTLLNFHPGSHLMQIDEDACLARIAESINIALAQTEGVTAVIENTAGQGSNLGFKFEHLAAIIDGVEDKTRVGVCIDTCHAFAAGYDLRSQEECEKTFAEFERIVGFKYLRGMHLNDAKSAFGSRVDRHHSLGEGNIGHDAFRFIMQDARFDGIPMVLETVNPDIWAEEIAWLKAQQTAEQAA is encoded by the coding sequence ATGAAATATGTTGGAGCGCACGTTAGCGCAGCAGGCGGCCTTGCAAATGCCGCCATCCGCGCCGCCGAAATTGAGGCGACCGCGTTCGCCCTGTTCACCAAAAATCAGCGCCAGTGGCGCGCTGCGCCGCTCACCCCTGAAATTATTAATGATTTCAAAGCCGCCTGCGAAAAGTATAACTTCGGGCCGGGGCAGATCCTGCCGCACGACAGTTACCTCATCAATTTGGGCCATCCGGTTCAGGAAGCGCTGGATAAATCACGTGAGGCCTTTCTTGATGAATTGCAGCGTTGCGAACAGCTTGGCCTGACGCTGCTGAATTTCCATCCGGGCAGCCATCTGATGCAAATCGACGAAGACGCCTGTCTGGCGCGCATTGCGGAATCCATCAACATCGCGCTGGCGCAAACAGAAGGCGTCACGGCGGTTATCGAAAATACGGCTGGCCAGGGCAGTAATCTGGGTTTCAAATTTGAACATCTGGCAGCAATTATCGATGGGGTGGAAGATAAAACGCGCGTGGGCGTGTGCATCGATACCTGCCATGCCTTTGCCGCAGGATACGATCTGCGCAGTCAGGAAGAGTGCGAGAAAACCTTTGCAGAATTTGAGCGCATTGTCGGCTTCAAGTATCTGCGCGGTATGCATTTAAACGATGCGAAAAGCGCGTTTGGCAGCCGTGTTGACCGCCACCATAGCCTCGGCGAAGGCAACATTGGTCACGATGCGTTCCGCTTTATTATGCAAGACGCGCGCTTTGACGGTATTCCAATGGTGCTGGAGACGGTTAATCCGGATATCTGGGCTGAAGAAATCGCGTGGCTGAAAGCACAGCAGACCGCTGAACAAGCGGCATAA
- the setB_1 gene encoding sugar efflux transporter, which translates to MHNTPAAASPKPFDLTSSAFLIVAFLTGIAGALQTPTLSLFLTNEVHARPAMVGFFFTGSAVIGILVSQFLAGRSDRKGDRKSLIVFCCLLGRVRLRTFRLEPQLFCLAVCGRISQ; encoded by the coding sequence ATGCACAATACCCCCGCTGCCGCCTCACCAAAGCCATTTGATCTGACGTCATCGGCGTTTTTGATTGTTGCCTTCCTCACGGGTATTGCCGGTGCACTGCAAACGCCAACGCTTAGCTTATTTCTGACTAATGAAGTCCATGCCCGTCCGGCTATGGTCGGCTTCTTTTTTACCGGAAGCGCCGTTATCGGCATCCTGGTCAGCCAGTTCCTGGCAGGCCGCTCGGACAGAAAAGGTGACCGCAAAAGTCTGATTGTTTTTTGCTGTCTGCTGGGGCGTGTTCGCTTGCGTACTTTTCGCCTGGAACCGCAACTATTTTGTCTTGCTGTTTGTGGGCGTATTTCTCAGTAG
- the fruA gene encoding PTS system fructose-specific transporter subunit IIBC — protein MKTLLIIDSSLGQARAYMAKTLLGAAADKAHVEIVDNPNDAELAIVLGDKMPADSALNGKKVWLGDINRAVAHPELFLSEAKGHAAIYSAPVADAAVSATGPKRVVAITACPTGVAHTFMAAEAIETEAKKRGWWVKVETRGSVGAGNAITAEEVAEADLVIVAADIEVDLAKFAGKPMYRTSTGLALKKTAQEFDKALAEAKPYQASAKSQSATEGKKESAGAYRHLLTGVSYMLPMVVAGGLCIALSFAFGIEAFKEPGTLAAALMQIGGGSAFALMVPVLAGYIAFSIADRPGLTPGLIGGMLAVSTGSGFIGGIIAGFLAGYVAKAISSKLKLPQSMEALKPILIIPLISSLVVGLGMIYLIGKPVAGILEGLTHWLQTMGTANAVLLGAILGGMMCTDMGGPVNKAAYAFGVGLLSTQTYAPMAAIMAAGMVPPLALGLATIIARRKFDKAQQEGGKAALVLGLCFITEGAIPFAARDPMRVLPCCIVGGAVTGAISMAIGAKLMAPHGGLFVLLIPGAITPVLGYLFAIIAGTLIAGLSYAVLKRPEVESAAVTKAA, from the coding sequence ATGAAAACGCTGCTGATCATTGATTCCAGTCTTGGACAGGCTCGCGCCTATATGGCGAAAACGCTGCTGGGCGCAGCGGCAGACAAAGCGCATGTTGAAATTGTCGATAACCCGAATGACGCTGAACTGGCGATTGTTCTGGGCGACAAAATGCCCGCTGACAGCGCGCTGAACGGTAAAAAAGTGTGGCTGGGCGATATTAACCGCGCCGTGGCACACCCAGAATTATTCCTGAGCGAAGCGAAAGGCCATGCGGCGATTTACAGCGCGCCGGTCGCCGATGCTGCTGTATCCGCAACGGGTCCAAAACGTGTTGTGGCTATTACCGCATGCCCAACCGGCGTGGCGCATACCTTTATGGCGGCTGAAGCCATCGAAACCGAAGCGAAAAAACGCGGCTGGTGGGTGAAGGTTGAAACCCGTGGTTCTGTCGGCGCAGGCAATGCGATTACGGCTGAAGAAGTGGCTGAAGCCGATCTGGTGATTGTGGCGGCTGATATCGAAGTTGACCTGGCAAAATTTGCCGGTAAGCCGATGTATCGCACTTCAACCGGCCTGGCGCTGAAGAAAACAGCACAGGAGTTTGACAAGGCGCTGGCCGAAGCCAAGCCGTATCAGGCCTCTGCAAAATCACAATCTGCAACTGAAGGTAAGAAAGAGTCCGCGGGCGCCTATCGTCACCTGCTGACCGGTGTTTCTTACATGCTGCCGATGGTGGTGGCGGGCGGTTTGTGTATCGCGCTCTCATTTGCCTTCGGTATCGAAGCGTTTAAAGAGCCGGGCACACTGGCTGCTGCGCTGATGCAGATTGGTGGCGGTTCAGCGTTTGCGCTGATGGTACCAGTGCTGGCGGGTTACATTGCATTTTCCATCGCTGACCGTCCAGGTCTGACGCCAGGTCTTATCGGCGGCATGCTGGCAGTGAGCACCGGCTCCGGATTCATCGGCGGTATTATCGCAGGTTTCCTGGCGGGTTACGTTGCGAAAGCGATCAGCTCGAAGCTGAAGCTGCCGCAAAGTATGGAAGCGCTGAAACCGATCCTGATCATTCCACTGATTTCCAGCCTCGTGGTTGGTCTGGGCATGATCTACCTGATTGGTAAACCGGTTGCTGGCATCCTTGAAGGTCTTACCCACTGGCTGCAAACCATGGGTACGGCGAACGCGGTACTGCTGGGCGCAATCCTCGGCGGCATGATGTGTACCGACATGGGCGGTCCGGTAAACAAAGCGGCATATGCCTTTGGTGTTGGCCTGCTGAGTACCCAGACCTATGCGCCGATGGCGGCAATCATGGCGGCGGGTATGGTGCCACCACTGGCCCTGGGCCTGGCAACGATTATTGCACGTCGTAAGTTTGATAAAGCGCAGCAGGAAGGGGGCAAAGCGGCTCTGGTTCTCGGTTTGTGCTTCATCACTGAAGGTGCCATTCCGTTTGCCGCACGTGACCCAATGCGTGTTCTGCCTTGCTGTATCGTTGGCGGCGCAGTGACGGGGGCTATCTCCATGGCAATCGGCGCAAAACTGATGGCACCGCACGGTGGTCTGTTCGTTCTGCTGATTCCTGGTGCGATTACGCCGGTGCTGGGTTATCTGTTCGCGATTATTGCGGGTACGCTGATTGCTGGTCTGTCTTACGCGGTGCTCAAGCGCCCGGAAGTGGAGTCCGCAGCGGTAACTAAAGCAGCATAA
- the por_2 gene encoding fructuronate reductase yields MKNIASASLPPHVQLPQYDRQQLRSRIVHFGFGAFHRAHQALLTNRVLNAKGGDWGICEISLFSGDVLMSQLREQDHLFTVLEKGADGNQSIVIGAVHECLNAKLDSLAAIIEKFCEPQVAIVSLTITEKGYCIDPATGKLDTQNARILHDLENPTEPHSAPGILVEALHRRRERGLTPFTVLSCDNIPDNGHVVKNAVLGMAQKRSPELAKWIETHVSFPGTMVDRIVPAATEVSLAEITQELGVEDPCAISCEPFIQWVIEDNFVAGRPEWEIAGVQMVQDVLPWEQMKLRMLNGSHSFLAYLGYLAGFAHVSDCMQDDAFREAARRLMLDEQAPTLRITDVDLTAYADSLIDRFANPALQHRTWQIAMDGSQKLPQRMLEGVRVHLQRKSAWPLLALGIAGWMRYVSGVDDAGNVIDVRDPLSEKIRAIVETSSEKGRVKALLALSEIFGSDLPQHAQFVDAITDAYQRIVERGARQAVIDTLAI; encoded by the coding sequence ATGAAGAATATTGCCTCCGCCTCGCTTCCTCCGCACGTGCAACTGCCTCAGTACGATCGCCAGCAACTGCGCTCCCGCATTGTTCATTTCGGTTTTGGCGCTTTTCATCGTGCGCATCAGGCGTTGTTAACAAACCGTGTGCTAAACGCCAAAGGGGGCGACTGGGGTATCTGTGAGATTAGCCTGTTCAGTGGCGATGTGCTGATGAGTCAGCTTCGCGAACAGGATCACCTGTTTACCGTGCTGGAAAAAGGCGCTGACGGAAATCAGTCGATTGTTATCGGCGCTGTGCATGAATGCCTGAATGCCAAACTCGATTCGCTGGCGGCCATTATTGAGAAATTTTGCGAACCGCAGGTGGCCATTGTTTCGCTGACCATAACCGAGAAAGGCTATTGCATCGATCCGGCGACGGGCAAGCTGGATACGCAAAATGCACGTATCCTTCACGATCTTGAAAACCCCACAGAACCGCACTCAGCGCCCGGTATTCTGGTTGAAGCTCTCCATCGCCGCCGCGAACGCGGTCTCACACCTTTCACCGTCCTGTCGTGCGACAACATCCCTGATAATGGACATGTGGTCAAAAATGCGGTGCTGGGGATGGCACAAAAACGCTCGCCAGAGCTGGCCAAATGGATTGAGACGCACGTCAGTTTCCCTGGCACCATGGTTGACCGCATTGTGCCCGCAGCCACGGAAGTATCGCTGGCAGAAATCACTCAAGAGTTAGGCGTTGAAGATCCCTGCGCGATCAGCTGCGAGCCGTTTATCCAGTGGGTGATAGAAGATAATTTCGTGGCCGGTCGCCCGGAATGGGAAATCGCTGGCGTTCAGATGGTGCAGGACGTTTTGCCGTGGGAGCAGATGAAATTACGCATGCTCAACGGGAGCCACTCGTTTCTGGCGTATCTGGGTTACCTCGCGGGTTTTGCGCATGTGAGTGATTGCATGCAGGACGACGCATTTCGCGAAGCCGCGCGTCGCCTGATGCTGGATGAACAAGCGCCGACATTACGCATCACGGATGTCGATTTAACGGCGTATGCTGACAGCCTGATCGACCGATTTGCCAATCCGGCGTTACAGCATCGTACCTGGCAAATCGCGATGGACGGCAGCCAAAAATTGCCGCAGCGAATGCTGGAAGGCGTGCGCGTACATTTGCAACGTAAAAGCGCCTGGCCACTGCTGGCCCTTGGTATTGCCGGATGGATGCGCTATGTGAGCGGCGTTGATGATGCAGGGAATGTCATCGATGTTCGCGATCCGCTGAGCGAAAAAATTCGGGCGATTGTTGAAACCAGCAGCGAAAAAGGCCGCGTAAAAGCGTTACTGGCCCTTTCAGAAATTTTTGGCAGCGACTTGCCACAGCACGCCCAGTTTGTCGATGCGATAACTGATGCCTACCAGCGTATTGTCGAGCGTGGCGCACGTCAGGCCGTTATCGATACCCTCGCGATTTAA
- the fruK gene encoding 1-phosphofructokinase: MSRRVATITLNPAYDLVGFTPEVERGEVNLVRTTGLHAAGKGINVAKVLKDLGIDVTVGGFLGKDNQDGFQQLFSELGIANRFQVVQGRTRINVKLTEKDGEVTDFNFSGFEVTPADWERFVNDSLTWLGQFDMVCVSGSLPSGVSPEAFTDWMLRLRSQCPCIIFDSSREALVAGLKASPWLVKPNRRELEIWAGRKLPELKDVIEAAHALREQGIAHVVISLGAEGALWVNASGEWIAKPPSVEVVSTVGAGDSMVGGLIYGLLMRESSEHTLRLATAVAALAVSQSNVGITERTQLAAMMARVDLKPFN, translated from the coding sequence ATGAGCAGACGTGTCGCCACTATTACGCTAAACCCCGCATACGATCTGGTTGGTTTTACGCCAGAAGTGGAACGCGGTGAAGTCAACCTCGTGCGGACCACGGGCCTGCACGCTGCGGGTAAAGGCATTAACGTTGCTAAGGTGCTCAAAGATTTGGGCATTGACGTGACCGTGGGCGGATTCCTGGGAAAAGACAACCAGGATGGTTTTCAGCAGCTGTTCAGCGAGCTGGGGATTGCGAACCGTTTCCAGGTCGTTCAAGGCCGTACCCGTATTAACGTGAAGTTGACAGAAAAAGACGGAGAAGTGACCGACTTCAACTTCTCCGGTTTCGAAGTGACGCCCGCAGACTGGGAACGCTTTGTTAACGACTCTCTGACCTGGCTTGGTCAGTTTGACATGGTTTGCGTGAGTGGCAGTTTGCCATCCGGCGTAAGCCCGGAAGCGTTCACCGACTGGATGCTGCGTCTGCGTAGCCAATGCCCATGCATCATCTTCGACAGCAGCCGCGAAGCGCTGGTTGCCGGTCTTAAAGCGTCTCCGTGGTTGGTTAAACCCAACCGTCGCGAACTTGAGATCTGGGCGGGTCGTAAACTGCCAGAATTAAAAGATGTTATTGAAGCCGCTCATGCGCTGCGTGAACAAGGTATCGCTCACGTTGTGATTTCTCTGGGTGCGGAAGGTGCGTTGTGGGTTAACGCGTCTGGCGAATGGATTGCCAAACCACCGTCGGTGGAAGTTGTGAGTACCGTGGGCGCAGGGGATTCGATGGTCGGCGGCCTGATCTATGGCCTGCTGATGCGTGAATCCAGTGAACATACTTTACGTCTTGCAACCGCTGTTGCTGCCCTGGCCGTAAGCCAGAGCAATGTTGGTATTACCGAACGTACCCAGTTGGCCGCGATGATGGCGCGCGTTGACTTAAAACCTTTTAACTAA
- the yeiW gene encoding protein YeiW, translating to MDCRPDCGACCTAPSITSPIPGMPNGKPANIRCVQLSDNNLCKIFGSPSRPKVCAGLQPAKEMCGNTRAQAMTWLLELEMLTAP from the coding sequence ATGGATTGTCGCCCAGACTGTGGCGCGTGTTGCACCGCACCGTCCATCACCAGTCCTATTCCGGGCATGCCGAATGGCAAACCCGCCAACATCCGTTGCGTTCAGCTTTCTGACAATAATCTGTGTAAAATCTTCGGTTCACCGTCACGCCCAAAGGTCTGCGCCGGGCTGCAACCCGCGAAAGAGATGTGCGGTAATACGCGTGCGCAAGCGATGACCTGGCTTCTTGAGCTGGAAATGCTAACCGCGCCCTAA
- the uxuA gene encoding mannonate dehydratase, whose translation MEQTWRWYGPNDPVSLDDVRQAGATGVVTALHHIPNGEVWPVEEIKKRQAVLAEKGLTWSVVESIPVHEDIKTHSGQFETWIANYQQSIRNLATCGIDTVCYNFMPILDWTRTDLEYQMPDGSKALRFDQIAFAAFELHILKRPGADADYSAEEQQQALKWFTDASDADIEKLTRNIIAGLPGAEEGYTLDQFRARLAEYGDIDKNQLRENMAYFLRAIVPVAEACGLRLAVHPDDPPRPILGLPRIVSTIEDMQWLKETVDSIHNGFTMCTGSYGVREDNDLVKMIEAFGDRIHFTHLRATCRENNPKTFHEAAHLGGDVNMVAVVDAILSEEQRRKHAGDVRPIPFRPDHGHQMLDDLRKKTNPGYSAIGRLKGMAEVRGVELALKMLKYPELL comes from the coding sequence ATGGAACAAACCTGGCGTTGGTACGGGCCGAATGATCCGGTTTCTCTTGATGATGTGCGTCAGGCTGGCGCAACAGGCGTCGTGACCGCATTGCACCATATTCCAAACGGTGAAGTTTGGCCGGTGGAAGAGATCAAAAAACGTCAGGCCGTGCTGGCAGAGAAAGGGCTGACCTGGTCGGTTGTTGAAAGCATCCCGGTTCATGAAGATATCAAAACGCATTCAGGACAATTTGAGACCTGGATCGCCAACTATCAGCAGAGTATTCGTAACCTGGCGACCTGCGGTATTGATACCGTGTGCTACAACTTCATGCCAATTCTGGACTGGACGCGTACCGATCTCGAATATCAAATGCCAGACGGTTCCAAAGCGCTACGCTTTGACCAGATCGCCTTTGCAGCGTTTGAACTGCACATTCTAAAACGTCCAGGCGCAGATGCGGATTATTCCGCAGAAGAGCAGCAGCAGGCGCTGAAATGGTTTACCGATGCCTCTGACGCGGATATTGAAAAGTTGACGCGTAACATTATCGCGGGTCTGCCGGGTGCTGAAGAGGGTTACACGCTGGATCAGTTCCGCGCGCGTCTGGCGGAATACGGCGACATAGACAAAAACCAGCTCCGTGAAAATATGGCGTATTTCCTGCGTGCAATTGTGCCGGTGGCGGAAGCCTGTGGTTTACGCCTGGCCGTTCATCCGGACGATCCACCGCGCCCGATTCTCGGTCTGCCACGCATTGTTTCCACTATTGAAGACATGCAATGGCTGAAAGAGACGGTTGATAGCATTCATAACGGTTTCACCATGTGCACGGGCTCGTACGGCGTGCGTGAAGATAACGATTTGGTGAAGATGATCGAAGCCTTTGGCGATCGCATTCACTTCACCCATTTGCGTGCTACCTGTCGCGAAAATAATCCAAAAACCTTCCACGAAGCGGCTCATTTGGGGGGCGACGTGAATATGGTGGCGGTAGTGGATGCGATTCTGAGCGAAGAACAGCGTCGTAAGCACGCTGGCGATGTGCGTCCGATTCCATTCCGTCCGGATCACGGGCATCAAATGCTCGACGATTTACGCAAGAAAACGAACCCGGGTTATTCTGCGATTGGCCGTCTGAAAGGGATGGCGGAAGTGCGGGGCGTTGAACTGGCGCTGAAAATGCTCAAGTATCCAGAACTGTTGTAA
- the fruB gene encoding bifunctional fructose-specific PTS IIA/HPr protein, with amino-acid sequence MFKLSVQDIHPGEQAGNKEEAIRKIAASLVQAGNVAEGYVNGMLAREQQTSTFLGNGIAIPHGTTDTRDQVLKTGVQVYQFPQGILWGEGQVAYVAIGIAASGDEHLGLLRQLTHVLSDDAVAEQLQSATTAEELRALLMGEKQSEVLKLDNDTLTLDVLATDLVTLQALNAGRLKEAGAVETAFVARVINDKPLNLGQGVWLNDSAEGNVRSAIAVSRAATAFDVDGEQAALLVTVAMADEQPVAVLKRLSDLLLSSKADRLLNADAATLLALLTSDDVSTDDVLSAEFVVRNEHGLHARPGTMLVNTIKQFDSEITVTNLDGSGKPANGRSLMKVVALGVKKGHRLRFTAQGADAEQALKAVGDAIAAGLGEGA; translated from the coding sequence ATGTTCAAGTTATCAGTGCAAGACATCCATCCGGGCGAACAGGCCGGTAATAAAGAAGAAGCCATTCGCAAGATTGCGGCGAGCCTTGTGCAGGCAGGGAACGTTGCTGAAGGCTACGTTAACGGCATGCTGGCGCGCGAGCAACAGACCTCAACCTTCCTGGGTAACGGTATCGCCATTCCTCACGGCACTACGGATACCCGCGATCAGGTCCTGAAAACCGGCGTTCAGGTTTATCAGTTCCCGCAGGGCATTTTGTGGGGCGAAGGGCAGGTGGCATACGTTGCCATCGGTATCGCCGCCAGTGGTGATGAACACCTGGGCTTGCTGCGTCAGCTGACGCATGTGCTGAGCGACGACGCTGTGGCTGAACAACTGCAGTCAGCGACCACGGCTGAAGAGCTGCGTGCGCTGCTGATGGGTGAAAAGCAGAGTGAAGTGCTGAAACTGGATAACGATACGCTGACGCTTGATGTTCTCGCCACCGATCTGGTGACGTTACAGGCGCTGAACGCGGGTCGCCTGAAAGAAGCCGGTGCGGTTGAGACCGCCTTTGTCGCCCGCGTAATCAACGACAAGCCGTTGAATCTCGGTCAGGGTGTCTGGCTGAACGACAGCGCAGAAGGCAATGTCCGCAGCGCAATCGCGGTGAGCCGTGCAGCAACAGCTTTTGATGTGGATGGTGAACAGGCAGCGCTGCTGGTGACCGTCGCGATGGCGGATGAGCAGCCGGTTGCGGTGCTTAAGCGCCTCAGCGACTTGCTGCTGAGCAGTAAAGCTGACCGTTTGCTGAACGCAGATGCCGCTACGTTGCTGGCACTGCTGACCAGCGATGACGTTTCTACCGATGACGTGCTCAGCGCTGAATTTGTAGTACGTAACGAGCACGGCCTGCATGCCCGTCCGGGCACCATGCTTGTCAACACGATCAAACAGTTCGACAGTGAAATCACCGTGACCAATCTCGATGGTTCCGGCAAACCGGCCAATGGCCGCAGCCTGATGAAAGTGGTTGCGCTGGGTGTCAAAAAAGGCCATCGCCTGCGCTTCACTGCGCAAGGTGCTGATGCTGAACAGGCGCTGAAAGCGGTTGGCGACGCCATCGCGGCAGGTTTGGGGGAGGGCGCATAA
- the yjiA_2 gene encoding cobalamin synthesis protein, P47K yields the protein MTKTNLVTGFLGSGKTTSILHLLANKDPAEKWAVLVNEFGEVGIDGALLADSGAMVKEIPGGCMCCVNGLPMQVGLNTLLRQGKPDRLIIEPTGLGHPKQILDLLTAPVYEPWIDLRATLCVLDPRQLLDEKSVQNENFRDQLASADIIVVNKEDRATDESRAAFTLWWQHFGGDRQFVQTTQGHIDNALLDLPRMNSAELPASAAHSHSHVEKKGLAALSLPAHQRWRRSLNSGQGHQACGWIFDADTRFDTIGILEWARLAPVERVKGVMRTQDGLVRINRQGTDFFIETQNVAPPDSRIELISAVNTDWNLLQASLLKLRLSLGD from the coding sequence GTGACCAAAACAAACCTCGTAACCGGTTTTCTCGGCAGCGGTAAAACCACTTCCATCCTTCATTTGCTGGCCAATAAAGATCCGGCAGAAAAATGGGCCGTGTTGGTCAACGAATTCGGCGAGGTCGGGATTGATGGCGCATTGCTGGCAGACAGCGGCGCGATGGTCAAAGAAATCCCAGGCGGATGCATGTGCTGCGTCAACGGTTTACCGATGCAGGTTGGGCTAAATACGCTGCTGCGTCAGGGGAAGCCGGACCGTTTAATCATCGAACCGACCGGTCTGGGCCATCCCAAACAGATCCTCGACCTGCTCACCGCGCCGGTATATGAGCCGTGGATCGATCTGCGAGCCACGCTTTGTGTTCTCGACCCACGCCAGCTGCTGGATGAGAAATCCGTGCAAAATGAAAACTTCCGCGACCAGCTTGCCAGCGCAGACATCATTGTAGTGAATAAAGAAGACCGTGCTACGGACGAGAGTCGAGCGGCGTTTACGCTGTGGTGGCAGCATTTTGGCGGCGACCGCCAGTTTGTGCAGACAACCCAGGGTCATATCGATAATGCGCTGCTGGATCTTCCGCGTATGAATTCAGCTGAACTGCCTGCAAGCGCTGCGCATTCGCACAGTCATGTCGAGAAAAAAGGCCTGGCGGCACTGAGCCTGCCAGCTCATCAGCGCTGGCGCCGCAGTCTCAATAGCGGTCAGGGCCATCAGGCCTGCGGCTGGATTTTTGATGCTGACACGCGCTTTGATACGATCGGTATTCTGGAATGGGCCAGGCTCGCCCCGGTCGAACGCGTAAAAGGTGTGATGCGAACGCAAGATGGGCTGGTGCGGATCAATCGTCAGGGAACAGATTTCTTTATCGAAACGCAGAACGTTGCACCACCTGATAGCAGAATAGAGCTCATTAGTGCGGTTAACACCGACTGGAACCTGCTTCAGGCTAGCCTGTTGAAGCTTCGTTTAAGTTTGGGTGATTAA